The Nerophis ophidion isolate RoL-2023_Sa linkage group LG21, RoL_Noph_v1.0, whole genome shotgun sequence region catgtcagaaaaccaacacattcagCTAAACTGGTCGCATTTTTCACTAGACAAATAATCAATTCATAAAACAAAcctaaacttcatgaatgtttttgtgagcaacaagtatgtgctccactctctctatcacaaaaaaataaaagttgtagaaatgattggaaactcaagacagccatgacattgaacttttgaccacgactgtaggttacccattttttatgtgttCTTTCTAAAATaatgatgttttacttgtttttataCAGCACcgacttaaaagtagacacttgtTAAATTATCGGGGGTTTTTTTGGACTCTGAACCCTTACGCTttgcaccctgcggcttataaaacggcgcggctaatttagggatttttttttttggctgacggccataatgcactgaaaggtgtgctattgtttgtgctatgcagGCATGGTGAATATCTACAGTATTTCCTCCTCTTTTGTGCTTTCAACCGGAGGTAAAAGTGCCGTTCCGTGTTATATTCGTCCGTAGCGTTTCTACCCATAcggatccaagcaacgtttggaagttttacaataaaactgaaacaattcttacttactgaaCCGTCCTGTGTGTGATGTCCGTAGAGGTTGTTTTCATTCATTTTTCTAAGTGCTACCATAATGTATTgacgctagcgttgttagcatgaaCTAAtaacgagtgtctgtgttagtattatttacttaacggtattctttttgtattgtttcaatttTGTCAATTCACCAAATCGTTACCGTggagtttagctgattggagagctcggTTCTGCAGTTCGTAGGTCCAtggccatgacttctgttttgtttgatcagccgttttactgccgagtTACAGTCAACGTTTAGAAACtattaatgtatgtaaataaacatctaCAAAATTTGTCGGTGTGAATATTAATTTGGCTTTCAGTCCGGTGCGACTAGTACATGTAAAGTCACCAAGTGCGCCTTATACACCAGTGCTCTCTATAGTCCGGATAATTCGGTATTGTACGGTTTTCATTAGTTATGACCAATAATAGCAATAATTATGATTACAGAAAGAAACCCTTCCTTATTGTTCGCTGTCTGCTCCGTcttccacaagttgcagacattatcggtgtatgttttacacttgatgtttgtatactacattacccagaaggcttagtgtTGCAGACAGGAACAGGGTCTAGGTCTTAGCTACGCGGGTGGATATCAATTGTTATACGTTATATTCCCTGCTCCGTCCCCACAAGAAGTAAGCCTAAATTGAGATTTTAAGATTATTGCCGctcagagacaaaaacaacactgaTTGGCCAAGATTTGTGGGGAAGTTGCGAGGCtctagatcaggggcgctcacactttttctgcaggtgagctacttttcaattgaccaagtcgaggagctctacctcattcctattcataatttatatttatttatttatgaaagagacatttttgttaacaagttaatggattttaatgataatacaagcatgtttaacacacatagattcctttctttcatgaagacaggaatataagttggtgtattacctgactctgatgacttgcattgattggaattagacagtggtgctgataacgtccgcattttcaaatggaggaaaaaaaaagtcctcctttctgtccaataccacatgaaagtggttggatttggcatctcatttgtccaacttgcatactcgtttttaaacactttgttatgagagtagcatatgtgtgtggccctttaatgtctggcagcaggcgagtgacgtcagtgagtgtgcgggtgggtaagcaagtgagaaagcggtcgctgagggcgggggagaaatacattggcatcaaactccgtagcttgctagctctctgagactcttattttgttagcacaggcaggatgaaacaggtcttttatggtgaagacaggaactgtgcagtcagtctttagagtttggacagtaggtacggagtctctagaaataaaatgtgtttctctgcgtccgccctgttagtgatttttttcttaaatatgagctcgcagcagccagcgtcatctcacaagatcctcgggtgccgagaatgtcaaacaactgacgaaagtgaagtcttggtatgattgatgattgctcatttttatgtctattttttaatgcctggcttgagatcgactgacacaccctccgagatcgaccagtcgatcgcgatcgacgtaatgcccacccctgctctagataatTCACGGGGGATTTGTTGAATTTGTTGAAATTCCTGGAGTGACTAAACCAACATTCACACCTATGGACAATTGAAAGTCCCCAATTTACCAAAGGTGTTTCtggaatgtgggaggaagccagagtacccggagagaacccacgtaCGCACGCAAACCTCGCAGAGATGCACAAACCGACATCTGGACCCTAGATTTTCCGACTGAGTGGCCAACATGCCAACACTTGGGACACTATGCACCCCAAAATGCTGATTCTTGTTTTCTTGTTGGCCTTTGTCTTAACAGGGTTTGCCCGGGCTCTTTTTGGACGTCCCTGGCCGAGGATCCAACCCTGCAAAAACCAGACTTATGTACCGTTTGACCTGCCGGGGATATTTTTAACTCCAGTGCACAAGATCAACAATCCTTGGTCAGATGTAGTGCTTCTGCTTTGAAGGCCCCTtgtggttgtttttgttgtgtataTAGTGGTTCCTCGATGTCCTGATAGCCTCCATGCAGTGCCTACAGCTGGGAAGCACGTCACTCCCAGCCTCTGTGGGCGCCCCGTTGACCGTAGGGTCCAGATCCCCAAAGCTCTCACAGCGGTTGGTTGAGTCATCTGTCGCCTCGCTCGGCACTGGTAGAGTACCGTTTGACACCACCGAGGATATTTGTTACTCCAGTGTACAAGATTAACAATCCTTGGTCAGACGTAGTGTTTCTGCTTTGAAAGCCCCTTGTGGTTGTTCTTGTTGGGTCTATAGTGGTTTCTCGTTGGCCGTGATGTCCTGATAGCCTCCATGCAGTGCCTATAGCTGGGAAGCACGTCACTCCCGGCCTCTGTGGGCGCCCAGTTGACCGTAGGGTCCAGATCCCCAAAGCTCTCACAGTGGTTGATAGTGTAGCCTGTCGCCTCGCTCGGCACTGGCAGACTCCCACTGTAAGACTCCAGAGGCACTTCTCCGAGCTCCAGCGTCTCCGGTCCGGCGGCCGCCCGATCCAGGCGTGGCGGATACGCTTCTCTTTGGTACCGCTTCTCCAGATGTTGAGAAATGGCGAGCTGAAGCAGGTGGAGGAGCTCGACGAGGTTGAGGAGCAAAGAGATGGCGGCAATGGCCTGAGTGTAGATGGTGAAGATGGTCTTCTCCGTAGGGCGGGAGACGAAGCAGTCCACCGTGTGAGGGCAGGGGAAGCCTACGCACtcgaactttgcgtcgatgaGGAAGCCATCATAGAGGATCCACAGGCCCACCATGAAGCCGACCTCGAGGAGAACCTTCAAGAGGATACTGAACGTGTAGGCGCACAGAAGCTTTCCTTTCAGTTTCGGAGCTTCTGCTGAACTCTTCACGGCCGCGCTCCCTTTTTTGGCATGCTCCTGTTCGTGCTTATCCTCAGGAGCATCCTCCGCCCGCCTCTCCTTCCCCGACCTTACAGCCACGTATCCAAAGTAAAAGATGGTGGGCGTGGAGACGAAGATGACCTGCAGTACGAAGTAGCGGAAGTGCGAGATGGGGAAAGCTTTGTCGTAGCAGACGGCGGTGCAGCCCGGTTGCCGCGTGTTGCAGACGAAGTCGGCTTGCTCGTCGTCCCAGGCGGACTCGGCCGCTGCGCCGAGCACCAGCATGCGAAACAGGAATAGGACGGTAAGCCAGATGCGACCGATGCCTGTCGAGTACTCCTGGCCCTCCTCCAGCAGGTGCTCCAGGAAGGACCAGTCAGCTCTGGACATCCTCTGCTCCTTTAAAGACCAGGAAGGAAGAGGGTCATTAAAGTACCGGTCAATGTTTACGGATTTTTTTAAAAGGTATGCAAGTATTATcctgaactcctgtttccatgTGTTGCGTTGCACATAATAAGAGCAGGAGCTTGCTAACGTTGTGTTTTGTTTTCCACGGCAAACTCTGCAGTCAAGTTCTGCAACACcgcagcaacagaaccaatgttgtcaTATCCAACTGGGAAGTCTAGTAGACTAAAAACCGAAGACGCAGATCACATCTCTTTGGGAAGGTTTTGTGTGAAGAAACTCGTGTAAAAGGTCAATGAATCATATCAGATTTTACTTAAACTTATTCCGGGCAACTTCCTGCTCCGCCCTTATTAGGAATATAATGGCTTCAAAGTCATATTATAGAACTTATAATAGGAGTAGTGGAGACCATATTGTAGGAgttgtctagagcaggggtcgggaacctttttggctgtgagagccatgaaagccaaatatttcaaaatgtatttccgtgagagccatatcatattgtttaacactgaatacaactaaatgcgtgcatttttaagtaagacctacatttttagagtataataagtctcttattattttaataacatcgttattctgaagctaaccaataataaataaaagtcatgtctgttgatcatgttttcgTTTGGCCATGtgttgtttgtcctttggactcttcaagttcctgttttttccactcccttgtctggtttccttggttactcattttgtccacctgtctctggtggacaaaatgcccgctcacctgcttcccgagcactaatcagaggcagcatttaagctcgtctttgccagtcagtcgccctggcgtcaatgtg contains the following coding sequences:
- the gja4 gene encoding gap junction protein alpha 4, whose translation is MSRADWSFLEHLLEEGQEYSTGIGRIWLTVLFLFRMLVLGAAAESAWDDEQADFVCNTRQPGCTAVCYDKAFPISHFRYFVLQVIFVSTPTIFYFGYVAVRSGKERRAEDAPEDKHEQEHAKKGSAAVKSSAEAPKLKGKLLCAYTFSILLKVLLEVGFMVGLWILYDGFLIDAKFECVGFPCPHTVDCFVSRPTEKTIFTIYTQAIAAISLLLNLVELLHLLQLAISQHLEKRYQREAYPPRLDRAAAGPETLELGEVPLESYSGSLPVPSEATGYTINHCESFGDLDPTVNWAPTEAGSDVLPSYRHCMEAIRTSRPTRNHYRPNKNNHKGLSKQKHYV